The following coding sequences lie in one Acropora palmata chromosome 3, jaAcrPala1.3, whole genome shotgun sequence genomic window:
- the LOC141876014 gene encoding T-cell immunomodulatory protein-like isoform X1, producing the protein MKENEMQISLFVAFLLSLWRPVSPSFNDVSVQVGISRVNGYLAALGDFNGDKNTDLFIVTNGGKSLEIFFWHASDQQFKEGSVTTSDQRILNVSPTDFDGDGCLDVLMVTGSGIPGSSVKAYVYWGNMKSLGEHISLSMRDQPLVMDANGDLLPDLFGQSPENSSLRYYWISKGSNRSFVEVKISDGPSSPIRIPHSNAFLDLSGDYTADLYVTNDQNKGEIWINKGGDLTEEKTIPPPTSKVTDIFGQSTFADIDGDGALDLLLPVCTTDDCTESFLYVYSWTNEQWKKVLSNKGHQVAWKFIAPTHQTSSIFPLMTVRTGDFNMDGFYDGLVVLNITAPGGNQHYKQVAVPLENVPCSEEHDNCYNGRTFSVQWNVLSSLDNAVLATFFDLYENGIIGFLVVTESSPADYHIHAMHNTLYTDACFLKVVVLGGRTLTSCNGHDLPYGVNQVGPFIKFTTTSTNGKVKYGSAAQLSQSAYFALQCPYTVFGLGQTPNFVDELSVGLQRSQGSPERKHTWQSIIPNSQMIIIPYPPDDPSSWTAKLLVTPSKLVLFTGVGLLGVCCFILLIILVLYLKEKREDKREKRQDAHKFHFDAM; encoded by the exons ATGAAAGAGAATGAGATGCAAATTTCGTTATTTGTGGCCTTTCTACTCTCCTTGTGGAGACCTGTGTCTCCCTCTTTCAATGATGTGAGCGTGCAAGTAGGAATTTCGCGTGTTAATGGTTATTTGGCGGCGCTTGGTGATTTTAACGGAGACAAGAATACTGATCTTTTTATTGTGACAAATGGAG GTAAAAgtcttgaaattttcttttggcatGCGTCAGATCAACAATTTAAGGAAGGATCAGTTACAACAAG TGATCAGCGCATTTTAAATGTGAGCCCAACGGATTTTGATGGTGACGGATGCCTTGATGTTCTGATGGTCACAGGATCAGGAATTCCTGGGTCATCTGTGAAAGCATATGTGTACTGGGGAAACATGAAATCATTAG GTGAGCACATCAGTCTTTCAATGAGAGACCAGCCCTTAGTTATGGA TGCCAATGGGGATCTGTTACCAGACTTGTTTGGTCAATCACCTGAAAATTCCTCATTGCGATACTACTGGATATCAAAGGG ATCAAACAGAAGCTTTGTTGAGGTGAAAATCTCTGATGGTCCATCATCTCCAATCAGGATTCCACACTCCAATGCATTTTTGGATTTGAGTGGGGATTATACTGCAG atTTGTATGTTACAAACGATCAGAATAAAGGTGAAATCTGGATTAATAAA GGTGGTGACCTTACTGAAGAAAAAACGATTCCTCCTCCCACATCAAAGGTCACTGATATTTTTGGACAGTCAACATTTGCTGACATTG aTGGAGATGGGGCTCTTGATCTCTTGTTACCAGTTTGTACAACCGATGACTGTACAGAAAGCTTTCTGTACGTTTACTCTTGGACCAATGAGCAG TGGAAGAAGGTGCTGTCCAACAAAGGACATCAAGTGGCCTGGAAGTTTATTGCACCAACGCACCAAACTTCATCCATTTTCCCACTTATGACCGTTAGGACAG GTGATTTCAACATGGACGGGTTCTATGATGGGCTTGTTGTATTAAACATCACTGCACCAGG TGGCAACCAACATTACAAACAAGTTGCTGTGCCGTTAGAAAATGTACCTTGCTCTGAAGAACACGACAACTGTTACAATGGACGCACCTTCAGTGTTCAATGGAAT GTGTTATCGAGTTTAGATAACGCAGTGCTTGCCACATTTTTCGACCTGTATGAAAAT GGGATAATTGGTTTTCTAGTTGTGACAGAATCTTCACCGGCTGATTATCATATTCATGCAATGCACAATACACTGTATACCGATGCCTGCTTTCTCAAAGTTGTTG TACTAGGGGGAAGAACCCTGACATCTTGCAATGGCCACGACCTG CCGTATGGCGTGAACCAGGTGGGACCTTTTATTAAGTTCACCACTACAAGCACAAACGGAAAAGTAAAATATGGAAGCG CTGCTCAGTTGTCGCAGTCAGCGTATTTTGCCCTGCAGTGTCCTTATACTGTGTTTGGTTTGGGGCAAACACCCAACTTTGTCGATGAACTGTCTGTAGGATTACAGAGATCACAAGGATCG CCTGAAAGGAAGCACACGTGGCAGTCAATTATTCCAAATTCtcaaatgataattattcCTTACCCACCAGATGATCCTTCGAG TTGGACTGCTAAACTCCTGGTCACCCCCAGCAAGCTTGTGTTGTTCACAGGCGTTGGTCTGCTTGGCGTCTGTTGCTTCATTCTCCTCATAATACTGGTGTTGTATCTCAAGGAAAAG CGTGAAGATAAAAGAGAAAAGCGCCAAGATGCTCATAAGTTTCATTTTGATGCTATGTGA
- the LOC141876014 gene encoding T-cell immunomodulatory protein-like isoform X2, with translation MVTGSGIPGSSVKAYVYWGNMKSLGEHISLSMRDQPLVMDANGDLLPDLFGQSPENSSLRYYWISKGSNRSFVEVKISDGPSSPIRIPHSNAFLDLSGDYTADLYVTNDQNKGEIWINKGGDLTEEKTIPPPTSKVTDIFGQSTFADIDGDGALDLLLPVCTTDDCTESFLYVYSWTNEQWKKVLSNKGHQVAWKFIAPTHQTSSIFPLMTVRTGDFNMDGFYDGLVVLNITAPGGNQHYKQVAVPLENVPCSEEHDNCYNGRTFSVQWNVLSSLDNAVLATFFDLYENGIIGFLVVTESSPADYHIHAMHNTLYTDACFLKVVVLGGRTLTSCNGHDLPYGVNQVGPFIKFTTTSTNGKVKYGSAAQLSQSAYFALQCPYTVFGLGQTPNFVDELSVGLQRSQGSPERKHTWQSIIPNSQMIIIPYPPDDPSSWTAKLLVTPSKLVLFTGVGLLGVCCFILLIILVLYLKEKREDKREKRQDAHKFHFDAM, from the exons ATGGTCACAGGATCAGGAATTCCTGGGTCATCTGTGAAAGCATATGTGTACTGGGGAAACATGAAATCATTAG GTGAGCACATCAGTCTTTCAATGAGAGACCAGCCCTTAGTTATGGA TGCCAATGGGGATCTGTTACCAGACTTGTTTGGTCAATCACCTGAAAATTCCTCATTGCGATACTACTGGATATCAAAGGG ATCAAACAGAAGCTTTGTTGAGGTGAAAATCTCTGATGGTCCATCATCTCCAATCAGGATTCCACACTCCAATGCATTTTTGGATTTGAGTGGGGATTATACTGCAG atTTGTATGTTACAAACGATCAGAATAAAGGTGAAATCTGGATTAATAAA GGTGGTGACCTTACTGAAGAAAAAACGATTCCTCCTCCCACATCAAAGGTCACTGATATTTTTGGACAGTCAACATTTGCTGACATTG aTGGAGATGGGGCTCTTGATCTCTTGTTACCAGTTTGTACAACCGATGACTGTACAGAAAGCTTTCTGTACGTTTACTCTTGGACCAATGAGCAG TGGAAGAAGGTGCTGTCCAACAAAGGACATCAAGTGGCCTGGAAGTTTATTGCACCAACGCACCAAACTTCATCCATTTTCCCACTTATGACCGTTAGGACAG GTGATTTCAACATGGACGGGTTCTATGATGGGCTTGTTGTATTAAACATCACTGCACCAGG TGGCAACCAACATTACAAACAAGTTGCTGTGCCGTTAGAAAATGTACCTTGCTCTGAAGAACACGACAACTGTTACAATGGACGCACCTTCAGTGTTCAATGGAAT GTGTTATCGAGTTTAGATAACGCAGTGCTTGCCACATTTTTCGACCTGTATGAAAAT GGGATAATTGGTTTTCTAGTTGTGACAGAATCTTCACCGGCTGATTATCATATTCATGCAATGCACAATACACTGTATACCGATGCCTGCTTTCTCAAAGTTGTTG TACTAGGGGGAAGAACCCTGACATCTTGCAATGGCCACGACCTG CCGTATGGCGTGAACCAGGTGGGACCTTTTATTAAGTTCACCACTACAAGCACAAACGGAAAAGTAAAATATGGAAGCG CTGCTCAGTTGTCGCAGTCAGCGTATTTTGCCCTGCAGTGTCCTTATACTGTGTTTGGTTTGGGGCAAACACCCAACTTTGTCGATGAACTGTCTGTAGGATTACAGAGATCACAAGGATCG CCTGAAAGGAAGCACACGTGGCAGTCAATTATTCCAAATTCtcaaatgataattattcCTTACCCACCAGATGATCCTTCGAG TTGGACTGCTAAACTCCTGGTCACCCCCAGCAAGCTTGTGTTGTTCACAGGCGTTGGTCTGCTTGGCGTCTGTTGCTTCATTCTCCTCATAATACTGGTGTTGTATCTCAAGGAAAAG CGTGAAGATAAAAGAGAAAAGCGCCAAGATGCTCATAAGTTTCATTTTGATGCTATGTGA